A single window of Nicotiana tomentosiformis chromosome 1, ASM39032v3, whole genome shotgun sequence DNA harbors:
- the LOC138906709 gene encoding endo-1,4-beta-xylanase 5-like, producing the protein MPQVRKAKVKIQAVDSQGQPLPNATVSLAQQKNNFPFGNAISQHILNNKAYQDWFTSRFMCTVFENEMKWYANEKIPGQLDYNVADAMLSLVQKYNIKVRGHNVFWDNPQNMPLWARYLSPAQLSATASRRINSVMNRYLGQLIHWDVVNENVHFSFLEQMLGKNASDGHFVTPNLPYIRSSLDILASAGLPIWITELDVANTTNQCMTRSSSKELISYNPKVEKSLQKLRKEKELTGKFMGQPSTQEHMANHGEDEANLAQEKQHNREKKLQG; encoded by the exons ATGCCGCAGGTACGCAAAGCTAAAGTGAAAATCCAAGCAGTGGATTCTCAAGGCCAACCTTTACCAAACGCAACTGTCTCCCTGGCACAACAAAAGAACAATTTCCCGTTTGGCAATGCAATAAGCCAACACATCCTAAACAACAAAGCCTACCAAGATTGGTTTACTTCAAGATTCATGTGCACAGTTTTCGAAAACGAAATGAAATGGTACGCCAACGAGAAAATCCCCGGCCAACTAGACTACAACGTAGCTGATGCTATGCTTAGTCTTGTCCAAAAATATAACATTAAAGTCCGCGGCCACAATGTCTTTTGGGATAATCCTCAGAATATGCCCTTGTGGGCGCGTTATCTTTCACCAGCACAGTTATCCGCAACTGCATCAAGAAGGATAAATTCAGTGATGAATAGATATTTAGGCCAACTTATTCATTGGGATGTTGTGAATGAAAATGTCCACTTCTCGTTCTTAGAGCAGATGCTAGGGAAGAATGCGTCTGAT GGACATTTTGTCACCCCAAATTTGCCTTATATAAGATCTTCTCTTGATATTCTTGCTTCGGCTGGATTGCCAATTTGGATCACCGAGTTAGATGTTGCAAATACCACCAACCAG tgtatgactcgatcttcttcaaaGGAATTGATTTCGTACAACCCAAAGGTAGAAAAGAGTCTGCAAAAGTTGAGGAAAGAGAAAGAACTCACCGGAAAGTTCATGGGGCAGCCTTCAACCCAAGAACACATGGCTAATCACGGTGAAGATGAGGCAAATCTGGCGCAAGAAAAGCAGCACAACCGAGAGAAGAAGCTACAAGGATAG